Proteins encoded by one window of Massilia sp. NR 4-1:
- the flhB gene encoding flagellar type III secretion system protein FlhB, with product MADSGGDKTEKPSAQKLKKARDEGQVVRSRDLATAIGILVSLKLFVWLLPLYLLEFRDIFLQSFAVLDSEGAIDNTLSRVFLSAILLLLKMILPLFVVPLFVVLGSLVPGGWTMSFKNWMPKFERLSPMANLGRTFSGKHGFELLISIAKAGVLLWVLSHVARSGVSDYARLQGMPLNEAMLQGSSLMLDGLMSLVVIFILFAVVDVPAQAFFFTKGQRMSKQELKEEYKSNEGRPEVRQRIRQLQRALAQRSARKTVPTADVVIVNPEHYAVALKYDEKRAEAPFVVAKGVDEMALYIRQLAAEFQIEVLPLPPLARAIYNTSQVNQQIPVPLYQAVSQVLHYVLQLKAFRSGQRQGEPLFPSQVPVPTSMSEVSPS from the coding sequence ATGGCTGATTCCGGCGGCGATAAAACCGAAAAGCCCTCAGCGCAGAAGCTGAAGAAAGCGCGCGACGAAGGCCAGGTGGTGCGCTCGCGCGACCTGGCGACGGCGATCGGCATCCTGGTCAGCCTGAAACTGTTCGTCTGGCTGCTGCCCCTGTATCTGCTGGAGTTCCGCGACATCTTCCTGCAAAGCTTTGCCGTGCTGGACAGCGAGGGCGCCATCGACAACACCCTGAGCCGGGTCTTCCTGAGCGCCATTCTGCTGCTGCTCAAGATGATCTTGCCGCTGTTTGTGGTGCCCCTGTTCGTCGTGCTGGGCAGCCTGGTGCCGGGCGGCTGGACCATGTCCTTCAAGAACTGGATGCCCAAGTTCGAACGCCTCAGCCCGATGGCCAATCTGGGCCGCACTTTTTCCGGCAAACACGGCTTCGAGCTGCTGATCTCGATCGCCAAGGCGGGCGTGCTGCTGTGGGTGCTGTCCCATGTGGCGCGTTCCGGCGTCAGCGACTACGCGCGCCTGCAGGGCATGCCGCTCAACGAAGCCATGCTGCAGGGCTCCAGCCTGATGCTCGACGGCCTGATGTCGCTGGTGGTGATCTTCATCCTGTTCGCCGTGGTCGATGTGCCGGCCCAGGCCTTCTTCTTCACCAAGGGCCAGCGCATGAGCAAGCAGGAGCTCAAGGAAGAATACAAGAGCAATGAGGGGCGGCCGGAAGTGCGCCAGCGCATCCGCCAGCTGCAGCGCGCCCTGGCCCAGCGCAGCGCGCGCAAGACCGTGCCCACGGCCGATGTGGTGATCGTCAACCCCGAGCACTACGCGGTGGCCTTGAAGTACGACGAGAAGCGCGCCGAAGCGCCGTTCGTGGTGGCCAAGGGCGTCGATGAAATGGCGCTGTACATCCGCCAGCTGGCCGCCGAGTTCCAGATCGAGGTGCTGCCATTGCCGCCGCTGGCCCGCGCCATCTACAATACCAGCCAGGTTAACCAGCAGATACCGGTGCCCCTATACCAGGCGGTATCGCAGGTGCTGCACTATGTGCTGCAGCTGAAGGCTTTCCGCTCCGGCCAGCGCCAGGGCGAACCGCTGTTCCCGAGTCAAGTTCCCGTACCAACATCCATGAGTGAGGTTTCGCCGTCATGA
- a CDS encoding flagellar biosynthesis protein FlhA — MNFLNRLVAELRRHKVATPLFVVMLLAMIILPLPAILLDVLFTFNIVLALIVILVSVSAKRPLDFSVFPTVILATTLMRLTLNVASTRVVLLRGHEGTHAAGKVIEAFGNVVVGGNFVVGLVVFVILMIINFVVVTKGAERISEVSARFTLDALPGKQMAIDADLNAGLINQERAQQRRREVAMEADFYGAMDGASKFVRGDAIASILILIINIVGGVAIGALMQNMSFGDAFRQYALLTIGDGLVAQVPALLLSAAAAIIVTRVSDAGDFEQQVSSQLLASPSVLGSAAAVMVVLSIVPGMPWMMFMTFAAVVGYVAWRMSLRQAAPAPSNIAAIEAALREEKVPELEWQSLPAVQPLQVLLGYKLVGMIDKGHGEPLTKRLRGVRQSVSEGMGLVVPPIGVRDDLSLKPSAYTVVLGGAAVAQAEVFAELLMAIPSPTVYGQIDGIPGVEPAYGMPVTWIEPDAKANALGMGYQVVEAPSAIATHVSKLIREYLPELFRHDDVAAIMERLTALSPKLGGALDKALTHTQLLRVFRVLLAENVSLKDIVPIATTLLDSSETTKDPILLAAEVRCALRRQIVAGLFGQKSEMLAFNLGGELENMLLGSLNQARQSGKVALDNFPIDPHLLQQLQVNMPVAREQMKQQATPPLLLVLPQIRPLLARYARLFAPGLHVLSYNEVPENREVSIIGTVG, encoded by the coding sequence ATGAATTTCCTGAACCGGCTGGTTGCCGAATTGCGTCGCCACAAAGTCGCCACCCCGCTCTTCGTGGTGATGCTGCTGGCGATGATCATCCTGCCGCTGCCGGCCATCCTGCTGGATGTGCTGTTTACCTTCAATATCGTGCTGGCCCTGATCGTGATCCTGGTCAGCGTCAGCGCCAAGCGCCCGCTCGACTTCTCGGTCTTCCCGACCGTGATCCTGGCCACCACGCTGATGCGGCTGACCTTGAACGTGGCCTCGACCCGCGTCGTGCTGCTGCGCGGCCACGAGGGCACGCATGCGGCCGGCAAGGTGATCGAAGCCTTCGGCAACGTGGTGGTGGGCGGCAATTTCGTGGTCGGCCTGGTGGTGTTCGTGATCTTGATGATCATTAACTTCGTCGTGGTGACCAAGGGCGCCGAACGTATTTCCGAAGTGTCGGCGCGGTTCACCCTGGACGCCTTGCCGGGCAAGCAGATGGCCATCGACGCCGACCTGAATGCCGGCCTGATCAACCAGGAACGCGCCCAGCAGCGCCGCCGCGAAGTGGCCATGGAAGCGGACTTCTATGGCGCCATGGACGGTGCCTCGAAATTCGTGCGCGGCGACGCCATCGCCTCGATCCTGATCCTGATCATCAATATCGTCGGCGGCGTGGCCATCGGCGCCCTGATGCAGAACATGTCCTTCGGCGACGCCTTCCGCCAGTACGCCCTGCTGACCATCGGCGACGGCCTGGTGGCCCAGGTGCCGGCCCTGCTGCTGTCGGCCGCGGCCGCCATCATCGTGACCCGCGTCAGCGACGCCGGCGACTTCGAGCAGCAGGTCAGCAGCCAGTTGCTGGCTTCGCCAAGCGTGCTGGGCAGTGCAGCGGCCGTGATGGTGGTGCTGTCCATCGTGCCGGGCATGCCGTGGATGATGTTCATGACCTTCGCCGCCGTGGTCGGCTACGTGGCCTGGCGCATGAGCTTGCGCCAGGCCGCGCCCGCGCCCTCGAATATCGCGGCCATCGAAGCGGCGCTGCGCGAAGAAAAAGTGCCGGAACTCGAATGGCAGAGCCTGCCGGCCGTGCAGCCGCTGCAGGTGCTGCTGGGTTACAAGCTGGTGGGCATGATCGACAAGGGCCATGGCGAACCGCTGACCAAGCGCCTGCGCGGCGTGCGCCAGAGCGTGTCCGAGGGCATGGGCCTGGTGGTGCCGCCGATCGGCGTGCGCGACGACCTGAGCCTGAAACCGTCGGCCTATACCGTGGTGCTGGGCGGCGCGGCCGTGGCCCAGGCCGAAGTGTTCGCCGAACTGCTGATGGCGATCCCGTCGCCCACCGTCTATGGCCAGATCGACGGCATTCCCGGCGTCGAACCGGCCTATGGCATGCCCGTGACCTGGATCGAACCGGATGCCAAGGCCAATGCCCTCGGCATGGGCTACCAGGTGGTGGAGGCGCCGAGCGCGATCGCCACCCATGTGTCGAAGCTGATCCGCGAATACCTGCCCGAATTGTTCCGCCACGACGACGTGGCCGCCATCATGGAACGCTTGACGGCGTTGTCGCCCAAGCTGGGCGGCGCGCTCGACAAGGCGCTTACGCATACCCAGCTGTTGCGCGTGTTCCGCGTGCTGCTGGCCGAGAACGTTTCGCTGAAGGACATCGTGCCGATCGCCACCACCTTGCTCGACAGCTCGGAAACCACCAAGGACCCGATCCTGCTGGCGGCCGAGGTGCGCTGCGCGCTGCGGCGCCAGATCGTGGCCGGCCTGTTCGGCCAGAAGAGCGAGATGTTGGCCTTCAATCTGGGCGGCGAGCTGGAAAACATGCTGCTCGGTTCCTTGAACCAGGCGCGCCAGAGCGGCAAGGTGGCGCTCGACAACTTCCCGATCGATCCGCATCTGCTGCAGCAGCTGCAGGTGAATATGCCGGTGGCGCGCGAGCAGATGAAGCAGCAGGCCACGCCGCCGCTGCTGCTGGTGCTGCCGCAGATCCGGCCGCTGCTGGCGCGCTATGCGCGGCTGTTCGCGCCGGGCCTGCATGTGCTGTCGTATAACGAAGTGCCGGAAAACCGCGAAGTGAGCATCATCGGCACGGTGGGCTAA
- a CDS encoding flagellin yields the protein MLSLHTNNAALSAQNSISKTQQSLSTSMTRLSTGFRVNSAMDDAAGLQIATRLKAQTSGMSVAMQNTQNSTSMLQTAEGAFNEVSNMLVRMKDLATQAADASSTTADKSAMQSEFDALGQELGNVLKNTTFGGSKLLVGGTIASSMTFQIGAAASETMAINLTTDMSQIVTDVSAATANYTGAATGTEIATGTAANGTITKLETAIASVGKVQSSLGATANRLDHVNSNLANISTNTKAATGRIMDVDFATESSKMTSAQMLLQAGTAMLKQSNSMSSMVMSLLQ from the coding sequence ATGCTGAGCCTTCACACCAACAACGCTGCCCTGTCGGCACAAAACTCGATCTCCAAAACCCAGCAGTCCCTGTCGACCTCGATGACCCGCCTGAGCACCGGTTTCCGCGTGAACTCGGCAATGGACGACGCTGCCGGCCTGCAGATCGCGACCCGTCTGAAAGCTCAGACCAGCGGCATGTCCGTGGCGATGCAAAATACCCAGAACAGCACCTCGATGCTGCAAACCGCTGAAGGCGCTTTCAACGAAGTGAGCAATATGCTGGTGCGCATGAAGGATCTGGCCACCCAGGCAGCTGACGCTTCCTCGACCACCGCCGACAAGAGCGCCATGCAGTCCGAATTCGACGCACTGGGCCAAGAACTGGGCAACGTGCTGAAAAACACCACCTTCGGTGGCTCCAAACTGCTGGTGGGCGGTACCATCGCCAGCTCGATGACCTTCCAGATCGGTGCAGCCGCCAGCGAAACCATGGCGATCAACCTGACCACCGACATGAGCCAGATCGTCACCGACGTCAGCGCCGCCACCGCCAACTACACCGGCGCCGCCACCGGCACCGAAATCGCCACCGGCACCGCCGCCAACGGCACCATCACCAAACTGGAAACCGCCATCGCTTCCGTCGGCAAAGTACAGTCCTCCCTGGGTGCAACCGCCAACCGTCTGGACCACGTGAACAGCAACTTGGCCAACATCTCCACCAACACCAAGGCCGCTACCGGCCGTATCATGGACGTGGACTTCGCGACCGAAAGCTCGAAAATGACGTCGGCCCAGATGCTGCTGCAAGCTGGTACCGCCATGCTGAAACAAAGCAACAGCATGTCCTCGATGGTCATGTCCCTGCTGCAATAA
- a CDS encoding class I SAM-dependent methyltransferase codes for MPRSLAYLDHCRRHGLAAIGASSLAYDTAQAQYPAWLQLPYVHAPQFATELRAQIQAHGVRGIFTPHPVVWSELQRLAQQGALPVPLLNPWPLAEELAPFHAAQAEAARCAHWAPELASSVAARPPLAPGELVALLRHAHAIPGMCDNDKIAALASIARHAVAGDVVEIGSAYGKSAFVLHRLARLYGIGPTLCVDPWSGSAAVQHDAGGLVDACLPHYDYEEMLRAFEAHLLPYAAGDLNYLRLPSVEAAARYRQQRTVASAAFGRTHYCGRIALLHIDGNHSAPAVAADVAAWTGYLAPGGWLILDDYRWPFGDGPRLAGDAWLAAHAARLAAAFVMGGALFIQLQ; via the coding sequence ATGCCACGCTCCCTCGCCTACCTCGACCATTGCCGGCGCCATGGCCTGGCGGCCATCGGCGCCTCCTCGCTGGCCTACGACACGGCCCAGGCGCAATACCCGGCCTGGCTGCAGCTGCCCTATGTCCACGCGCCGCAGTTCGCCACCGAGCTGCGCGCCCAGATCCAGGCGCATGGCGTGCGCGGCATCTTTACCCCCCATCCCGTGGTGTGGAGCGAGCTGCAGCGCCTGGCGCAGCAGGGCGCGCTGCCGGTCCCGCTGCTCAACCCCTGGCCTTTGGCCGAAGAGCTGGCGCCCTTCCATGCCGCGCAAGCCGAGGCCGCCCGCTGCGCGCACTGGGCGCCCGAGCTGGCCTCCAGCGTGGCCGCCCGGCCGCCGCTGGCGCCCGGCGAGCTGGTGGCGCTGTTGCGCCACGCCCATGCCATTCCCGGCATGTGCGACAACGACAAGATTGCCGCCCTGGCCAGTATCGCCCGCCATGCCGTAGCCGGCGATGTGGTGGAAATCGGCAGCGCCTACGGCAAGTCCGCCTTCGTGCTGCACCGCCTGGCGCGCCTGTACGGCATCGGCCCTACCCTGTGCGTCGATCCCTGGTCCGGCAGCGCCGCCGTCCAGCATGACGCGGGCGGCCTGGTCGACGCCTGCCTGCCGCACTATGACTATGAGGAAATGCTGCGCGCCTTCGAAGCCCACCTGCTGCCGTATGCCGCCGGCGACCTCAATTATCTGCGCCTGCCCTCGGTCGAGGCCGCCGCCCGGTACCGGCAGCAGCGCACGGTCGCCAGCGCGGCGTTCGGCCGCACCCACTACTGCGGCCGCATCGCCCTGCTGCACATCGACGGCAACCACAGCGCCCCGGCCGTGGCCGCCGACGTCGCGGCCTGGACCGGCTACCTGGCCCCGGGCGGCTGGCTCATCCTCGACGATTACCGCTGGCCCTTCGGCGACGGCCCGCGCCTGGCAGGCGACGCCTGGCTGGCGGCGCACGCCGCGCGCCTCGCCGCCGCCTTCGTCATGGGCGGCGCGCTGTTTATACAATTGCAATGA
- a CDS encoding DegT/DnrJ/EryC1/StrS aminotransferase family protein, with product MTSDKKPAPVYVTQPYLPPLQEFLPYLEEIWENKFLTNCGPFHAQLERALADYLGVPHISLFANGTLALITALQSLRITGEVITTPYSFVATAHSLLWNGIRPVFVDIDPHSFNLDPDQIEAAITPQTTAIMPVHCYGQPCNVERIEEIASNYGLKVIYDAAHAFGVRHHGESVLKHGDISVLSFHATKVFNTFEGGAIICQDAKMKRHIDHLKNFGFVDEVTVVAPGINGKMNEVSAAFGLLQLKGIDGALARRARIDQRYRAGLQDVAGIRCPAPAASTQPNHAYFPILVGPDYPQSRDALYFRLREAGIYARRYFFPLISDFPMYRGMPSAARARLPVASEVSGQVICLPIFPDLQDAQVDSIVELIRRP from the coding sequence ATGACATCCGACAAAAAACCCGCCCCGGTCTATGTGACCCAGCCCTACCTGCCGCCGCTGCAGGAGTTCCTGCCCTATCTGGAGGAAATCTGGGAAAATAAATTCCTCACCAACTGCGGCCCCTTCCACGCCCAGCTGGAGCGGGCGCTGGCCGACTACCTCGGCGTGCCGCATATCTCGCTGTTCGCCAACGGCACCCTGGCCCTGATCACCGCGCTGCAGTCGCTGCGCATCACCGGCGAGGTGATCACCACGCCCTACTCCTTCGTGGCCACCGCCCATTCCCTGCTGTGGAACGGCATCCGCCCGGTCTTCGTCGACATCGACCCGCACAGCTTCAACCTGGACCCGGACCAGATCGAGGCGGCGATCACGCCGCAAACCACGGCCATCATGCCGGTGCACTGCTACGGCCAGCCCTGCAATGTCGAGCGCATCGAGGAAATCGCCAGCAATTACGGTTTGAAAGTCATCTACGACGCGGCCCATGCCTTCGGCGTCCGCCACCACGGCGAAAGCGTGCTGAAGCATGGCGACATTTCCGTGCTGAGCTTCCACGCCACCAAGGTCTTCAATACCTTCGAGGGCGGCGCCATCATCTGCCAGGATGCCAAGATGAAGCGCCATATCGACCACCTCAAGAATTTCGGTTTCGTCGATGAAGTCACGGTGGTGGCGCCGGGCATCAACGGCAAGATGAACGAGGTGTCGGCCGCCTTCGGCCTGCTGCAGCTGAAGGGCATCGACGGCGCCCTCGCCCGGCGCGCGCGCATCGACCAGCGCTACCGCGCCGGCCTGCAGGACGTGGCCGGCATCCGCTGCCCGGCGCCGGCCGCGTCCACCCAGCCGAACCACGCCTACTTCCCCATCCTCGTCGGCCCCGACTATCCGCAGAGCCGCGACGCCCTGTATTTCCGGCTGCGCGAGGCCGGCATCTATGCGCGCCGCTATTTCTTCCCGCTCATCAGCGACTTCCCGATGTACCGCGGCATGCCGTCGGCCGCGCGCGCGCGCCTGCCGGTGGCCAGCGAAGTGTCGGGCCAGGTGATCTGCCTGCCGATCTTCCCCGATTTGCAGGATGCGCAGGTGGACAGTATTGTCGAACTGATCCGCCGCCCCTGA
- a CDS encoding tetratricopeptide repeat protein, which translates to MSTEASTDMADDGELQLALAEHRAGRLAAAAAHYQRILAVRPYHAVANHNLGLLHGQQGEHDAALPYFQAAWSINPDEGQFWLSYANGLLSAGQPQQALELIEMAVQRGLDTPQAQGILEQARAAAGATAAGPAEADMQQLAQLYQSGQYAALEQHTRALLAGQPESALLWGVLGTALQLQHKDELAALQKCVALAPDDAEGHSNLGNAWQTRGQFEQAIASYASALRLQPEFAEAHGNLGSALCALGRLPEAAASFQRALAIQADYGLVWRKLGETLSALGQPAEAAAAYQAALQLEPDNADLLCKLALSLQALERWEEAGTLLARALTLAPDDVPALRAAGDSAINLEQTDLAAAYYRRILELEPDSAEAHMLLGIALMGLRQHADALPLLQQACTLAPQSAPALNWLGQAQHRLKQYDEAIATFQRATELAPEDGELHNMLGLAYHSAKRNQEAEACHRQALALEPENALFHGNLGVALQSQSRYQEAESCQRAAVACDPDYALAHLNLGNCLHHLERPHEAVDSFRRALALQPDLSNAPLNLASTLSNLGRLEEAVQVCRDTLQVNPDYCSVHNSMLFCLSHLGDIEPAQLYAEHRRFAEKFEAPLRSGWTAHGNARDPERVLRIGFVSGDFYQHAVANFILPVLECLVHSPRVSLYGYYNHTVRDSATLRLQACLPHWRDVAPLSDEELAGLIREDGIDILIDLSGHTGRNRLLTFARKPAPLQASWIGYPGTTGLDAMDYFLTDRYLLPAEFASQYAEAFAYMPASAPFLPSGDAPPVNALPARQNGFITFGSFNRSNKINAQTIALWSSLMRAVPSSHLLLAAMTPGASYDELIASFAAQGIARERLSFQPRTNMRGYLSLHHQVDIALDTFPYTGGTTTLHGVWMGVPMLTLAGATMPARVSAAVLERLGLSAFVAHTADDYVEKGRYITSQLDLLASLRARMRQLLAQSALGQPGIIAVGLEGAARAMWHRWCAGLAPETFEVELTTAGDDAAPPSDL; encoded by the coding sequence ATGAGCACAGAAGCCTCCACCGACATGGCCGACGACGGCGAGCTGCAACTGGCCCTGGCCGAACATCGCGCCGGCCGGCTCGCCGCCGCCGCCGCGCATTACCAGCGCATTCTGGCCGTGCGCCCCTACCACGCCGTGGCCAACCATAATCTCGGCCTGCTGCACGGGCAACAGGGCGAGCATGACGCCGCCCTGCCCTATTTCCAGGCCGCCTGGAGCATCAACCCCGACGAGGGCCAGTTCTGGCTGTCCTACGCGAACGGCCTGCTGAGCGCCGGCCAGCCGCAACAAGCGCTGGAACTGATCGAAATGGCGGTGCAGCGCGGCCTCGACACGCCGCAGGCGCAAGGCATCCTGGAGCAGGCGCGCGCCGCCGCCGGCGCCACGGCGGCCGGGCCGGCCGAGGCGGACATGCAGCAGCTCGCGCAGCTGTACCAGAGCGGCCAATATGCGGCGCTGGAGCAGCACACGCGCGCCCTGCTGGCCGGCCAGCCTGAATCGGCGCTGCTGTGGGGCGTGCTGGGCACGGCCCTGCAGCTGCAGCACAAGGACGAGCTGGCGGCGCTGCAAAAATGCGTGGCACTCGCGCCCGACGATGCCGAAGGCCACAGCAACCTGGGCAACGCCTGGCAAACCCGCGGCCAGTTCGAACAGGCCATCGCCAGCTACGCCAGCGCGCTGCGCCTGCAACCGGAGTTTGCCGAAGCGCATGGCAATCTGGGCAGCGCCTTGTGCGCGCTGGGCCGCCTGCCCGAGGCCGCCGCCAGCTTCCAGCGCGCCCTGGCCATCCAGGCGGACTACGGCCTGGTCTGGCGCAAACTGGGCGAAACGCTGAGCGCACTCGGCCAACCGGCAGAAGCGGCCGCCGCGTACCAGGCCGCCCTGCAGCTGGAGCCGGACAACGCCGACCTGCTGTGCAAGCTGGCACTGTCCCTGCAGGCGCTGGAGCGCTGGGAAGAAGCCGGCACGCTGCTGGCACGGGCGCTGACGCTGGCGCCCGACGACGTGCCGGCGCTGCGCGCCGCCGGCGACAGCGCCATCAACCTTGAGCAGACCGACCTGGCTGCCGCGTATTACCGCCGCATCCTGGAACTGGAGCCGGACAGCGCCGAGGCGCATATGCTGCTGGGCATCGCCTTGATGGGGCTGCGGCAGCACGCGGACGCCCTGCCCTTGCTGCAGCAAGCCTGCACGCTGGCCCCGCAATCGGCCCCCGCCCTCAACTGGCTGGGCCAGGCGCAGCACCGGCTGAAGCAGTATGACGAGGCCATCGCCACGTTCCAGCGGGCCACCGAGCTGGCGCCCGAGGATGGCGAACTGCACAATATGCTGGGCCTCGCTTATCACAGCGCCAAACGCAACCAGGAGGCGGAAGCCTGCCACCGCCAGGCGCTGGCGCTGGAGCCGGAAAACGCCCTGTTTCACGGCAATCTGGGCGTGGCCTTGCAAAGCCAGAGCCGCTACCAGGAAGCGGAGAGTTGCCAGCGCGCAGCCGTGGCCTGCGATCCGGATTATGCGCTGGCCCACCTCAACCTGGGCAACTGCCTGCACCATCTGGAGCGCCCGCACGAGGCCGTCGACAGCTTCCGCCGCGCGCTGGCGCTGCAACCGGACCTCAGCAACGCGCCGCTGAACCTGGCCTCCACCCTGAGCAATCTGGGCCGGCTGGAAGAGGCGGTCCAGGTGTGCCGGGACACGTTGCAGGTCAACCCCGACTATTGCAGCGTGCACAACAGCATGCTGTTCTGCCTGTCGCATCTGGGCGATATCGAACCGGCCCAGCTGTACGCCGAGCACCGCCGCTTTGCCGAGAAATTCGAAGCGCCGCTGCGCAGCGGCTGGACCGCCCACGGCAATGCGCGCGACCCGGAACGGGTGTTGCGCATCGGCTTTGTGTCCGGCGACTTTTACCAGCATGCGGTGGCCAACTTCATCCTGCCCGTGCTGGAGTGCCTGGTCCACTCGCCGCGCGTCAGCCTGTACGGCTATTACAACCACACGGTGCGCGACAGCGCCACCCTGCGCCTGCAGGCCTGCCTGCCGCACTGGCGCGACGTGGCGCCGCTGAGCGACGAGGAACTGGCCGGCCTGATCCGGGAAGACGGCATCGACATCCTGATCGACCTGTCCGGCCATACCGGCCGCAACCGCCTGCTGACCTTTGCCCGCAAGCCGGCGCCGCTGCAAGCCTCCTGGATCGGCTATCCGGGCACCACCGGCCTGGATGCGATGGATTATTTCCTGACCGACCGCTACCTGCTGCCGGCCGAATTCGCCAGCCAGTATGCCGAAGCGTTTGCCTATATGCCGGCCTCCGCGCCCTTCCTGCCGTCCGGCGACGCGCCGCCGGTCAACGCGCTGCCGGCGCGGCAAAACGGTTTCATCACTTTCGGCAGCTTCAACCGCTCCAATAAAATCAATGCGCAGACCATCGCCCTGTGGTCCAGCCTGATGCGCGCCGTGCCCAGCTCGCACCTGCTGCTGGCCGCCATGACGCCGGGCGCCTCGTACGACGAGCTGATCGCCAGCTTCGCCGCCCAAGGCATCGCGCGCGAACGCCTGAGTTTCCAGCCGCGCACCAATATGCGCGGCTACCTCAGCCTGCACCACCAGGTCGATATCGCGCTCGACACCTTCCCGTACACGGGCGGCACCACCACCCTGCACGGCGTGTGGATGGGCGTGCCGATGCTGACGCTGGCCGGCGCCACCATGCCGGCGCGGGTCAGCGCCGCGGTGCTGGAACGCCTCGGCCTGTCCGCCTTCGTGGCCCACACGGCCGACGACTATGTGGAAAAGGGCCGCTACATTACCAGCCAGCTGGACCTGCTGGCCTCGCTGCGCGCGCGCATGCGCCAGTTGCTGGCGCAATCGGCCCTGGGCCAGCCCGGCATCATTGCCGTCGGCCTGGAAGGGGCGGCCCGCGCCATGTGGCACCGCTGGTGCGCCGGCCTGGCGCCCGAAACTTTTGAAGTGGAACTGACGACGGCGGGCGATGACGCCGCGCCGCCATCCGACCTGTAA
- a CDS encoding bifunctional 2-polyprenyl-6-hydroxyphenol methylase/3-demethylubiquinol 3-O-methyltransferase UbiG, with the protein MSNERDYNLEMQDVEQRKYAYGFDFDVMHPYMIQSFQPFFRPGSLLELGSFKGDLTRRLQSHFADITCVEASDAAIAEARRKCGAGVDIIHSRFEDVSLPRRYDNIVLTHVLEHLDDPVAVLRRINTEWLAPGGRFFLVCPNANAPSRQIAVKMGLISHNSAVTAGEAEHGHRCTYTSDTLERDASAAGLRVVVRSGIFFKALANFQWDRLLQTDIISQEYLDGCYKLGQQYPDLCASIFLMCEAGA; encoded by the coding sequence ATGAGCAATGAACGCGACTACAACCTCGAAATGCAGGATGTCGAGCAACGCAAATATGCGTACGGCTTCGATTTCGACGTCATGCACCCGTATATGATCCAGTCGTTTCAGCCCTTCTTCCGCCCGGGCAGCCTGCTGGAACTGGGCAGCTTCAAAGGCGATCTGACGCGCCGCCTGCAAAGCCATTTTGCCGACATCACCTGCGTCGAAGCGTCCGACGCGGCGATTGCCGAAGCGCGCCGCAAATGCGGCGCCGGCGTCGACATCATCCACTCGCGCTTCGAGGACGTCAGCCTGCCGCGGCGCTACGACAATATCGTCCTGACCCATGTGCTGGAGCATCTGGACGATCCGGTCGCGGTGCTGCGCCGGATTAACACGGAATGGCTGGCGCCCGGCGGCCGCTTCTTCCTGGTGTGCCCGAACGCCAACGCCCCTTCGCGCCAGATCGCCGTGAAGATGGGACTGATCAGCCACAACAGCGCGGTGACGGCAGGCGAGGCCGAGCACGGCCACCGCTGCACCTACACCAGCGACACCCTGGAGCGCGACGCCAGCGCGGCCGGTTTGCGGGTGGTGGTGCGCTCCGGCATCTTCTTCAAGGCGCTGGCGAACTTCCAGTGGGACCGCTTGCTGCAAACCGATATCATTTCCCAAGAGTACCTGGACGGCTGCTATAAGCTGGGACAGCAGTATCCCGACCTGTGCGCCAGCATTTTCCTGATGTGCGAAGCCGGCGCCTGA
- a CDS encoding N-acetyltransferase — MSPAIRYARNLSGAGQIAGHLQDCDSAFQPPLSSRVDLPAYAAKLGRHAVRFEAWRGDLLIGLVAAYCDGQDGQPGFISNVSVLPAWTGQGIASRLLADCLAYAAGAGLAQLDLEVGQDNHAALALYRKHGFHPRRQAGDSILMSRNPGNGAHNEQ; from the coding sequence ATGAGCCCGGCCATCCGCTATGCCCGCAATCTGAGCGGCGCCGGACAGATCGCCGGCCACCTGCAGGATTGCGACAGCGCGTTTCAACCGCCGCTGAGTTCGCGCGTCGATCTGCCGGCCTATGCCGCCAAATTGGGACGGCATGCGGTCCGCTTCGAAGCCTGGCGCGGCGATCTGCTGATCGGCCTGGTGGCCGCCTACTGCGACGGCCAGGACGGCCAGCCCGGCTTCATCAGCAATGTCAGCGTGCTGCCCGCCTGGACCGGGCAAGGCATCGCCTCGCGGCTGCTGGCCGACTGCCTGGCCTATGCCGCCGGCGCCGGCCTGGCGCAGCTCGACCTGGAAGTGGGGCAGGACAACCACGCCGCCCTCGCCCTGTACCGCAAACACGGTTTTCATCCGCGCCGACAGGCCGGGGACAGCATTCTTATGAGCCGGAATCCCGGCAACGGAGCACACAATGAGCAATGA